The sequence ataaggatttcaaaagaaaaacatgagtaccactagtgtccaatctacgaagtacaccgtaactatttactatgctatgctatgattAGGTGGATCATAAATTGCTTCAACATCTATTTTACTTCCTTTGAGCTGTTTGTCGTCAATTTTTGAACGCCCAATCCACTATTTATACAAAAGTAAATCACATCATAAATTGACAGATCTTTATCCTGAAACGATTGCTAGAAATTGATGAGAAAATTTCTCGAGGAACTCGAAGAGCATTGTTTAGAGTTTCTGATGGAACTAATTGTTGAATACCATCAAAAGTTAAAAATTTGGATAAATAATttaagatgatttttttcaagaaaaccgATCATTCTAAGAAGAATTAGAAAGACTGTGGGTGAAGTTGAACAGCTTTCGAactatttttgattaattttgatcaAAAAAAGGAGTTCTGGAAGAGTGTTTGGTGAttgagaaaattttaattagttttaaataatttgaattttttttatccacggtgttttactaaaaaaaattatagaatATAAAGAATAAGTTCTATAACTTCAAAAATTGGATGAAAACTTTCAAACTTGAAATGTGGTGCAAAATCGGCATGAATAAACAATATTGAAAAACAacattctaaaattcaaaattttaaagcacTAAAATCGATTTTATAAGTGTTTCAGCGCAAAAAAATTGGGCCTTAGAGAGTTTAAGAACATTATCaataaaattctgaagcaattctaaGGGATTCTAGAGTTATTTTTAGAAGATTATTTGAGAATGAGATTAATCCTGTCTTGaggaattgataaaaaaaaatctaagcctAAGTGACTTCAAGAAGGAATTATTTTTCTGCTTTTTTCTGTTCTATCGAAAGTTATGTAAGAATTTCTTGAATTAAttgattgtctttattaagacTTTCAACCCAAGGATCTTTCGAGATTCTCTGTTCTAGAATTAgaattcacaagaaattattgtgGACTCTAATTTCTTTAATTTCGCATGTGACAAAACTGGGATTGATTCATATTGAATCGGTCTAACAAAACAATCATAAAAATTAGCTGATTTCTTGCTTAGATCCGCTTTTATGATATTTCAGTATCAGTTCCTCCaaccgggaaaaaaccgggaatatgaaaatcgattttgaatggACACCCTGCTTTTGTCTTATTCCGgacaaatgcatacttttaaagaagaagtAATCTACTCGCTTGCCTTATTCCAAGCAAGCCTTTTAAGGAAGGAGTCATCTCGTTAGTCGtcatgccaaatggcgttatgacATATGGGCTTCCTCCGGTTTTGGAGTGGTGGTTCGCTATACCTTTTTCTTGAGTCTCATGGAATGATAAATAGTATCAATCgtattttccatcgaaaatcaATCATAGATAATATGATAATCAAAGCAATGTCGAGTTGATCTAACTGAACTGAACGCTCAGTATAATGGTTACCTATATTTCAAGGAAACTTTATACACCAAAACTGACCagcgttccatggtggaataactGATGCTGATGAAACTAGAATGACCTCacattaacaaataaaaattgaatatcAGTGCAGAGCTGTGGTTGGCCAGTCTGCTAATAACTCAGAAAGAACACTGACTTCAtttgaaacaattgattcgTATCGCTAATATACTTACTTTGGTATAGGTGATGGGCGAGAAAATCTCGTGGTCGATCACAGTTGGTTGCTGTTGATTCTTTCCGAAAAAAGCCCTATGTAGTCCCGGTGATCCGAGCAGCTTCTTCTCCTTGGGCACCTTCCCCGACGAGCTGCTGAACGAGAGCTTGGTAAAGTAAGATGGGGTACGCTCCGGGGCTGAATTCTTTCGCAAATTCTGCACCTTGGAGGTGTTTTCCTTAAAATCCGAGGAACTGTTGCACGTATTGGATTTCTTGATTCCACCGGATATGTAGCTTGTTATAGTTGAGCTACTCGAGCTCCCAGCACCAGGATGGACATGGCTGGTCGTAATCACGCCACCGGATATAGTGGTTGAGCTGAAAATAGTCGACTGGTCGAGCGACGGTGTTCCGGAATGGTTCTTGCCGAGACTTCCGAACGGTCCGGATTGCTTTAGGTTTACATTGAGCGATGGAGTCGTTTTGTCCATTTGTTTGGTTTTCAACGATTCCTTGTCGTTATTGCTACTATGTTTGAACTGAAACAGTTTTTCGCTGCTCGCTTTGATGTTGTCCAGCATAACAACCTTATTTTTCGACTTCTTGAAACTGTCCCGCAGCGATCGATCCGACGAGGAGGATTCCTCATTTCGTCGTTCTGAATTAATCCAGTTACGCGTTTTCTTTTTGATTGAGCCACTATCTTCGTTGCGTTTGCTAGCATCATAGTGGGTACTTGCGCCCGCTATGGAAGATGCCATCGCGTTCTTCAAGTCGAACGCATCGTCTCCAGAAATCAGTTCATAGCCAAAGTCTCGAAGTTTTTGGCCTTCTTTGCTTCTGGTGTAGAGAATGTCTTCATCGTCCAGCTTAAAACTTTGTGCATAATCCGGAGTGATCGGGAGACgtcgtttttgaatttttgtaatcGCTTCCGGAACATTTGCTTCAATAAGTTCTGTCTTGTTCTCATTTGGCTTGGCAAGCGTCTTTTTTAGGCTCCGGTCATCCAATCTCTCGACACCTAAGCAAACCCGCTTGTTGTACATATCTTGCGCTTCCTCTGCTTGCTTCTGCAGCATTAATTCCTTTAGTGTAATAGTTGGGTGTAGACTATTATGGGATGGCATGGGATCCCAGTTAGAAACAGATTGTAGGATGTGTTTCGAGGtttgaaaatcgaattcaaCCAAGTTCGGATTAGATGCATGAATAAAGTTATGAGGCGATATTCGTTTAGTTTTCTTCGCGCGATTGAGTAACTCGTCTGTTTCACAATGAACTGGTGTGGGTGGATCCGATGGCGGTAGTTCTACTATCATAGGTTTAGGCATTTCTTCCAGTGCAATTCGTTTATGGATAGGTTGAACAACGGGAGGAATATTTAATTGGTTGGTACTGATGGATGCCAGCGACAAATTGCTTGCTGATTTGATGTCATGCATTGAGGTTTGTGCCATTTCTGTTGCGATAGAAACTGTAGAATTGTTATGGACAGCACTATTCCCTGGAACCTTGCGATAACTACGGAATTGCGGAGTAGGAACTGGCGTTTCACTAGAATTGGTTTTCTCTACATTTTTACTAGAGCTGAACAACCCAAAAAATCTGCTCTCATTATTGCTGCTACCACTGGATCCCTTTTCATCGGAATTGAAAGGATAATTCTTAGTGAATTTCTTCAGCGAACCGAAATTAAGATGGTATTTGTCCTGTTTTGAGGAAGTTGGGGTACTGCTGTGATTCGTATCGCCATGCATTGAATGATTATCCTGGTTTCTTCCAACCGATGATGACAGTTGCGGAGAGGGAGTACACAACAAGTTGAGTTTGGTTTGACTATCCATTAGGCTAAACTCATCTTCTGAACTATCAGTTTCCGAAAACAATTCCTTTACACTGTGGTCGGCCGACCCACTACCGGGAGCTGTATTGTTGCCCTTCAAAGTAGCCTTTCTGATATATTCCATCCACTGTTCCAGAGCTACCTGGGTTTCGGCAGCAAAGTAGAACGTTTTATTTGGGTGGTAAACTTTGAAAGCATGCGGTTTCGAGTGAACTTCCTTCGCTAAGGAAATCGTAAACCCTGACAGGAATATCATACTATTGGCCTTGTGTGAGTCCTTTGATTTGAAACCGTAGAGTGTGGTTTCGATTAGCACAAAATAGTACTTGGCCCAATACGCTAATCCGCTACGATCTTTAGTCCTTCGATACAAATGGCCTTGTATATCACTTACGCACAATATTTTTAGGGAAACATTCCTTCTTTTAGATAGGATGGAGTTCTTCTTTTTTAATGTTaaacttttggttttgtttggtGTGAATAGCTCCGATGGCGTTTCGAGAGGTCCTTCCAAAAAATGTTTTGCCACCGGTACCCTTCTTGGAGGGGCAACTATTCGTTCCGCAGGTTTAGGTGGGGGCGACAGTACGAATGAAGAACTATGCGATTGCTCTGCATGTGAACTGCCTTCTCGATTTTTCAGATCAACAAGGTTGGCAAGTTTGGATTTGTTGTTATCTTCGATGGGATCGCTAATAGACACTTGCTGTGGGCTTATGAAGCCCAGATCTGCTGGAGTGGATGGTGTGGATGGTACTGTGGCTGGGACTGTGGCAGCAGCCAGAAGTGCTGGTGATGGTGGAGGCGGTTTTTCCGGAACGAGATGTATATTGTTCGATTCGAGAGTCTTTTTTGGTCGTGGAGGTGGCACTGGTGGAGCTTTAAACAAATGTTCTTTGCGTGGTTCGATCGCCGGTGGTATATCCACTGTAATAGAGGGGGAATATCAAGTCAATGTTAATTGGTGTTTACTGTTCATAGCCTGTGATCGTTATTAAACATTTTAACATATTTGGATTATTTTTCggcttgaataataaattattcaaatcatCATTTATGTATCAACTAATTAAAGAACACATACGCGAAcgatcccatctacaaaaaaggcgataagctagattgtagcaactaccgcgcaatcacattgctgaacgccgcctacaaggtactctcccaaattttatgccgtcgactagcaccaactgcaagggatttcgtggggcagtaccaggcgggttttatgggcgaacgctccaccacggaccaggtgttcgccattcgccaagtactgcagaaatgctgcgaatacatcgtgcccacacatcatctattcatcgacttcaaagccgcatatgatacaatcgatcgggaccagctatggcagctaatgcacgaacacggttttccggataaactgacacggttgatcaaagcgacgcgacgatggatcgggtgttgtgcgtagttcgagtttcaggggcattctcgagtcccttcgaaacccgcagagggttacgccaaggtgatggtctttcgtgtttgctattcaatatcgctttggaaggggtaatacgaagagcagggattaacacgagtggtacaattttcaataggtcCGTCCAGCTacttggcttcgccgacgacatagatattatggcacgtaactttgagaagatggaggaagcctacatcagactgaagagggaagctaagcggatcggactagtcatcaacacgtcgaagacaaagtacatgataggaagaggttcaagagacgacaatgtgagccaccctccacgagtttgcatcggtggtgacgaaatcgaggtggtagaagaatttgtgtacttgggctcactggtgactgccgaaaatgacaccagcagagaaattcggagacgcatagtggctggaaatcgtacgtactttggactccgcaagacgctttgatcgaatagagttcgccgccgtaccaaactgacaatctacaaaacgctcattagaccggtagtcctcttcggacacgagacctggacgatgctcgtggaggaccaacgcgcacttggagttttcgaaaggaaagtgctgcgtaccatctatggtggggtgcagatggcggacggtacgtggagaagacgaatgaaccacgagttgcatgagctgctgggagaaccatccatcgttcacaccgcaaaaatcggacgactgcggtgggccgggcacgtagccagaatgtcgggcagtaacccggtgaaaatggttctcgacaacgatccgacgggcacaagaaggcgaggtgcgcagcgggcaaggtggatcgatcagttggaagatgacttgcggaccctccgtagatcctccgttggcgacgtgtagccatggaccgagccgaatggagaagactcttatataccgcacaggccacttcagccttagtctgaataaataaataaatattgattCCACTCGTTCTCCCAAGCTGCTTTGATACAGATTTTTAAATCTGCTGCAGGTACTTCAGGATTTGTTGGAGTTTTGGACCTGCCGTTTGCTTCCAGGCTGTGGATTCTCGAGGGCCTTCAACACACTGGCTGAGTCGGTAATAATTGCTTTCCAGCTGAAGTTGAAATCCCTAGTAACGGCTGAAAGGATGGCTGTTGCTTCGGCCGAGAAGTTTGAAGTAGGTTTAGGAAGAACTCCGCATGTGCTT comes from Armigeres subalbatus isolate Guangzhou_Male chromosome 2, GZ_Asu_2, whole genome shotgun sequence and encodes:
- the LOC134213166 gene encoding uncharacterized protein LOC134213166, which gives rise to MAYINVAEWSSDQVTDWLKGLDNSMYHYVQSFTNNEVGGRQLLNIRPYELEQLGMSSIGHQEIVLEAVGYLKNFNYNLDKENLQLLALHVALAARSLCRQLKYSDQTKLETQILKDISRTVDEVKPLIGWLDRPPFKGQCQFDELRKQIMKLGIEMATMGMRDRFSVKPVETVFQAADKLAKIADYIIQDISDPMVLQPASLDLVTLKKRESDLGFLVMPSLNGIHRIAEIKFNSPAHNSGKVEEGDEIVQINYQTVVGWEYKKVLVQLQESPPDVLLTLKKRPKHTKIYGQIYIKPYRLPSKKRALPYRLSENLPSPRTELFALQDFSLPLARVPEKHVSSDSESEGSDILTPTDVKKSDKDIRLYMPKPRAVLQRRHTLSNFKDLVSVSFWHERQSKLLSADPQNLRDKSLSFGFGLEMAPRSTTCLGMVPGNGVGSSEPGKLNSFAGLKGSLPDIIPPNEIEKPIDEDSDEYKPGISKVVRFESNMKFEECHVDTKYTCNVDNTVLETFEPIPYADEEPPAQSVNERVKRFESIANKQCANSNNSNCVSSAASASSNIENSKTSDNLEQTEKSAIGSVTNGVNDTSNADSTPVTGIRPVVKPIPMQRQISREADIAEAINMVLINRETVKRGRLDKSHSTPAYDDDVDIPPAIEPRKEHLFKAPPVPPPRPKKTLESNNIHLVPEKPPPPSPALLAAATVPATVPSTPSTPADLGFISPQQVSISDPIEDNNKSKLANLVDLKNREGSSHAEQSHSSSFVLSPPPKPAERIVAPPRRVPVAKHFLEGPLETPSELFTPNKTKSLTLKKKNSILSKRRNVSLKILCVSDIQGHLYRRTKDRSGLAYWAKYYFVLIETTLYGFKSKDSHKANSMIFLSGFTISLAKEVHSKPHAFKVYHPNKTFYFAAETQVALEQWMEYIRKATLKGNNTAPGSGSADHSVKELFSETDSSEDEFSLMDSQTKLNLLCTPSPQLSSSVGRNQDNHSMHGDTNHSSTPTSSKQDKYHLNFGSLKKFTKNYPFNSDEKGSSGSSNNESRFFGLFSSSKNVEKTNSSETPVPTPQFRSYRKVPGNSAVHNNSTVSIATEMAQTSMHDIKSASNLSLASISTNQLNIPPVVQPIHKRIALEEMPKPMIVELPPSDPPTPVHCETDELLNRAKKTKRISPHNFIHASNPNLVEFDFQTSKHILQSVSNWDPMPSHNSLHPTITLKELMLQKQAEEAQDMYNKRVCLGVERLDDRSLKKTLAKPNENKTELIEANVPEAITKIQKRRLPITPDYAQSFKLDDEDILYTRSKEGQKLRDFGYELISGDDAFDLKNAMASSIAGASTHYDASKRNEDSGSIKKKTRNWINSERRNEESSSSDRSLRDSFKKSKNKVVMLDNIKASSEKLFQFKHSSNNDKESLKTKQMDKTTPSLNVNLKQSGPFGSLGKNHSGTPSLDQSTIFSSTTISGGVITTSHVHPGAGSSSSSTITSYISGGIKKSNTCNSSSDFKENTSKVQNLRKNSAPERTPSYFTKLSFSSSSGKVPKEKKLLGSPGLHRAFFGKNQQQPTVIDHEIFSPITYTKSNLPSDGTLQSNSTMTSTITIGNVQSTATTTSVLTSNLSNRASPDYPNMEYPPVFEPETYSLSDPAMTLLKRRQNHHSK